In the Acropora muricata isolate sample 2 chromosome 10, ASM3666990v1, whole genome shotgun sequence genome, one interval contains:
- the LOC136931757 gene encoding coiled-coil domain-containing protein 6-like yields MRRTKASKEERMDKIAKQNEKIENFMITAKCKLEKDKEKSEALDKDNRDLQDLCTGMNREVEEFLREMSEISKRLSEEHEHLQREGEKTKCEYDAFKEKVRDEMNKKCAELDELKKELQYLESQQVPRKKSGKFLRGAFVCRKQ; encoded by the exons ATGAGACGGACAAAAGCATCCAAGGAAGAGAgg ATGGACAAGATTGCAaaacaaaatgagaaaatagaaaa CTTCATGATAACGGCCAAATGCAAACTTGAAAAGGATAAGGAAAAG AGTGAAGCCTTGGACAAAGATAACAGAGACCTACAA GACCTCTGTACAGGAATGAACAG GGAAGTAGAAGAGTTCCTAAGAGAAATGAGCGAAATCAGCAAG AGACTGTCAGAGGAACACGAACATTTGCAAAG AGAAGGGGAAAAGACCAAATGTGAATATGACGCTTTTAAAGAAAAG GTCAGAGACGAGATGAACAAGAAATGTGC GGAGTTGGATGAACTAAAAAAGGAGTTGCAATATCTTGAG TCACAACAGGTTCCACGAAAGAAGAGCGGCAAATTTCTAAGGGGAGCCTTTGTATGCAGAAAGCAATAA